A stretch of the Leptospiraceae bacterium genome encodes the following:
- a CDS encoding SET domain-containing protein: protein MEYSEEILKTVKSESYVSPKVEKKHLGEKGYGLVARETIPKGEIVSISGGLILTEEQHANLIEKKGYKDYSYYIENGFLICPLNPEEPSDDWRMNHCCEPNCGVRGQIVFVALREIGIGEELTFDYAMTETNPEYSVDLHCEKKTCRKKFSGNDWKNPALQEKYKDHMSLYIQSKIKNNEK from the coding sequence ATGGAATACTCAGAAGAAATTTTAAAAACCGTAAAATCAGAAAGCTACGTAAGTCCTAAAGTAGAAAAAAAACACTTAGGAGAGAAAGGCTACGGCTTGGTAGCCCGTGAAACAATTCCGAAAGGAGAGATCGTCAGCATTTCCGGTGGACTGATCCTCACAGAAGAGCAACATGCAAATCTTATAGAAAAAAAAGGATACAAAGATTACAGCTATTATATTGAAAATGGATTTTTGATTTGCCCACTAAACCCCGAAGAGCCAAGCGATGACTGGCGTATGAATCATTGCTGTGAGCCAAATTGTGGAGTGAGAGGACAAATAGTATTTGTCGCTCTAAGAGAAATTGGCATCGGGGAAGAGTTAACTTTTGATTATGCGATGACAGAGACAAATCCAGAGTATTCGGTGGATTTACATTGCGAAAAGAAAACATGTCGAAAGAAATTTTCAGGAAATGACTGGAAAAATCCGGCGCTTCAAGAAAAATACAAAGATCATATGTCACTCTATATACAAAGTAAAATCAAGAATAATGAAAAATGA
- a CDS encoding FHA domain-containing protein: MKFISLILSALIFPMAIFSDSKVQLEKVDANKYPMVHIYMQENKAKPLQGESIHITETREGFTRQIQTISILKSNQLRPIRLILSIQASNELDRLQYSKQLAATFVQSLSKEDKVGIHIYGRDTYFLNLNMDKVEALEKIDSISQGSGNRTNFALNFLYSQMREDELPNLLFVISTDKEVEVDEPIASVIKKSKALKFPIHMLALSEKKYLSLAEYSEGEFYPIEKNTSIAAMQSQLYSFRKTPPIIEYKSPFAESAKPLRSSSVQISLKVGENDFKANYDLTLMTFAKSKFSNIEFFYSFMFIILFICILLLYAVNKRNKARAYAEEMRLREEELLKNDLYYHENISADTLSTPTFKKYSSYEENEESKEDDSDDLYSYDEDSISSSTATIQKPESSFQENSYEVSPDVLEKGESYERGILILKEGPNPGRQFTINKPEITIGSTASNDLVLWDSSLSPMHAKIKRVKNVFIIFDTVSNSGVFLNGKKLLRPKALFDFDEIRIGNSLLLFRGK, encoded by the coding sequence TTGAAGTTTATAAGCCTAATTCTTAGCGCTCTTATTTTTCCAATGGCTATTTTCTCGGACTCTAAGGTTCAATTGGAAAAAGTAGATGCAAATAAATATCCTATGGTGCATATCTACATGCAGGAAAATAAGGCAAAGCCTTTGCAAGGAGAAAGTATTCACATCACAGAAACTCGGGAAGGGTTTACTAGGCAAATTCAAACTATTAGCATTTTAAAGTCAAATCAGCTTCGTCCGATTCGTTTGATTCTTTCCATTCAGGCATCGAATGAATTAGATCGTCTCCAATACTCCAAACAGTTAGCCGCTACTTTTGTTCAAAGTCTTAGTAAAGAAGATAAAGTTGGAATTCATATTTATGGAAGAGATACTTATTTTTTAAATCTTAATATGGATAAAGTGGAAGCTCTTGAAAAGATTGACTCCATTTCACAGGGCTCAGGAAATCGAACTAATTTTGCGCTCAATTTTTTATATTCGCAAATGCGAGAAGATGAATTACCAAACCTGCTTTTTGTAATCAGCACTGACAAAGAAGTAGAAGTGGACGAGCCGATTGCAAGTGTAATCAAAAAATCTAAAGCATTAAAATTCCCAATTCATATGCTTGCATTAAGTGAAAAAAAATATCTTAGCCTTGCCGAATACAGCGAAGGCGAATTTTATCCAATAGAAAAAAATACTTCTATTGCGGCGATGCAGTCCCAACTCTATTCTTTTAGAAAAACTCCGCCGATCATAGAATATAAATCCCCTTTTGCGGAAAGTGCAAAGCCGCTTCGTTCAAGCTCCGTTCAAATTTCTCTCAAAGTTGGTGAAAACGATTTTAAGGCTAATTATGATTTAACTCTAATGACTTTTGCAAAATCAAAGTTTTCGAATATTGAATTTTTTTATTCATTTATGTTTATCATATTATTTATATGCATTCTTCTACTCTATGCAGTAAATAAACGAAATAAAGCAAGAGCCTACGCAGAAGAAATGCGACTTAGAGAAGAGGAACTTTTAAAAAATGATCTTTATTACCATGAAAATATTTCTGCGGATACTTTGAGCACTCCTACATTTAAAAAGTATTCAAGTTATGAAGAAAATGAAGAAAGTAAGGAAGATGACTCTGATGATTTATATTCCTACGATGAAGACTCCATTTCCTCTTCTACTGCAACCATTCAAAAACCTGAAAGTTCGTTTCAAGAAAATTCCTATGAGGTATCGCCTGACGTTTTAGAGAAAGGCGAATCCTATGAGAGAGGAATTTTAATTTTAAAAGAAGGACCAAATCCGGGTAGACAGTTTACTATCAATAAGCCAGAGATTACAATTGGTAGCACTGCTTCTAATGATTTAGTTCTTTGGGATTCTTCGTTAAGCCCGATGCATGCAAAAATCAAAAGGGTAAAAAATGTTTTCATAATCTTTGACACTGTTTCTAATTCAGGCGTTTTCTTAAATGGCAAAAAGCTTCTTCGTCCGAAAGCTTTGTTTGATTTTGATGAGATTAGAATTGGAAATAGTCTTCTCCTATTTAGAGGCAAATAA
- a CDS encoding ABC transporter ATP-binding protein, with translation MNLLEVKNLNIVDKSSREILKNFNFELRKDSIHAIIGESGSGKTTFANSIFHLTHPELCLNFDSYSILGKSYLDYSTKDWENLRGKKITLIPQNPGKSFHPFISIGAQMRDYFRLKFPTLANEVSILEILEQLQIRDPKKSYHSIPKNLSGGEKQRILVAMAIAVKPEIVIADEPTTALDSINEKLTLSLLHSMLKNSGIGLVLITHDMRIVRELADDVTVLKSGELIEKITLLNKNMNKLQSEYSQKLVLK, from the coding sequence ATGAATCTATTGGAAGTGAAGAATCTGAACATTGTAGATAAATCCAGTAGAGAGATTTTAAAAAATTTTAATTTCGAACTCAGAAAAGATTCAATTCATGCAATCATTGGAGAGTCAGGAAGCGGCAAAACGACATTTGCCAATTCAATCTTTCACCTAACGCACCCGGAGCTCTGTCTAAATTTTGATTCTTATTCCATACTGGGAAAGAGCTATTTAGATTATTCCACCAAAGATTGGGAAAACTTACGTGGCAAAAAAATTACTCTCATTCCGCAAAATCCCGGAAAGTCTTTTCATCCCTTTATTTCCATTGGGGCACAGATGAGAGATTATTTTCGTCTCAAATTCCCTACCCTTGCCAACGAAGTCTCTATCTTGGAGATTCTAGAACAATTGCAAATCCGTGATCCTAAAAAGAGCTATCATTCTATTCCCAAAAATCTTTCCGGTGGGGAAAAACAGCGAATTCTAGTGGCGATGGCAATAGCGGTTAAACCTGAAATTGTCATCGCAGATGAGCCTACAACTGCTCTCGATTCAATCAATGAAAAGTTGACTCTAAGCCTACTTCATTCAATGTTGAAAAATAGTGGAATTGGGCTTGTCTTAATCACACATGACATGAGAATCGTTCGCGAACTAGCAGATGACGTAACTGTTCTCAAGTCCGGCGAGCTAATTGAAAAAATCACTTTACTAAATAAAAATATGAATAAATTACAATCTGAATATTCACAAAAACTGGTTTTAAAATAA
- a CDS encoding glycosyltransferase family 2 protein, with protein MNTGIFSLDKNENKKINFSVAIITFNEEANIRDCIESVHNFADEIVLLDSMSTDKTIEIAKAYSKVKFFSQKFKGHIEQKNDAISLCAGNWILSLDADERATPELMKSIEQVLQNPTDSNGYKISRLTFHMGRFIRHSGWYPLYRYRFFKKEHAHWTGENPHDYIDIEGKGEKLKGDIIHYSFKDLSHQVDTINKFSSIVAFTRFKKGNSFSIIRSILKPWSKFIEIYFFKLGFLDGYPGFVIAVSSAYSTFLKTAKMFELKNKTLDRPSNVRPDYGNEA; from the coding sequence ATAAATACAGGTATTTTCTCTTTGGATAAGAATGAAAACAAAAAAATAAACTTTTCAGTTGCAATCATAACGTTCAACGAAGAAGCCAATATTCGGGATTGTATTGAATCTGTTCACAATTTCGCAGATGAAATTGTCCTTTTAGATTCAATGAGCACCGATAAAACTATAGAAATTGCCAAAGCCTATTCAAAGGTAAAATTTTTTTCCCAGAAGTTTAAAGGTCATATTGAGCAAAAAAATGATGCGATTTCTTTGTGTGCGGGTAATTGGATTTTATCGCTCGATGCAGATGAAAGAGCCACACCTGAACTAATGAAAAGTATCGAGCAAGTTCTACAAAATCCTACTGACTCTAATGGCTATAAGATATCTCGCTTAACGTTTCATATGGGTCGATTCATACGTCATTCGGGCTGGTATCCACTCTATCGCTATCGTTTCTTTAAAAAGGAACATGCTCATTGGACAGGCGAAAATCCTCATGATTACATTGACATTGAAGGAAAAGGCGAAAAGCTGAAAGGAGATATTATCCATTATAGTTTCAAAGATTTATCCCATCAAGTCGATACAATCAATAAATTTTCTTCTATTGTTGCATTCACTCGATTTAAAAAAGGAAACTCGTTTTCAATTATCCGCTCTATTTTAAAACCCTGGAGTAAGTTTATTGAAATTTATTTTTTTAAATTAGGATTCTTAGATGGATACCCGGGATTTGTAATTGCTGTATCCTCAGCCTACTCTACCTTTTTAAAAACGGCAAAGATGTTTGAACTCAAAAATAAAACTTTGGATAGACCTTCCAACGTTAGACCGGATTACGGAAATGAAGCTTAA
- a CDS encoding O-antigen ligase family protein → MKSEISDFWMCFAVLPAFYHIRNPENRTWILRSIYISVFLVVLSGFVSIFTPFRLASFITAGFQVKEGSRLQHFAGDFWGRYTYLPIGLMNTHLTFGGLCGLFFPGLVVHLGMTIRERKVWKNAVLGLFILFFGVVLFYNQSRSIWLGIVFAFGLILIKLISNIDISKIRIGIKYLSLLIIAIIILGIASIGIYKKNWLLQRAFQEGLADNTTENQRYFIYKNTLSLVSDHFLLGVGSGRFDKEHEKKSNVMIDTFEQLWYELSITPRQHAHHDMLHFYAIGGILGLVAFLHFWFYLFRLFIKNPLTSQTVLFSGILCIFIAGFFQCYLLDDEVALPFFAFIGLFAGSLQKEDARAKAIEGIRARKKANLNDTFQVESVSIENSLLYLKKRIALGGKNSPFEEYNFYTLCVLFIPIALSLGYIFYKTRFEPMQVYKRKITLHYPQDKPLVYSSLSGKSVLYSINHHIGENDTIKIEGCLSHRFTKPISIRKTPFFINLENLATANNPPTEVYITIKERDSFDQDRLYRVHLSKPIGKEYFFKLERSGKTNLKIDDEILYLNLLESNRFPENIYFRDFEFRFNGFDRQQENFDLPLIDFGGLCDAK, encoded by the coding sequence TTGAAATCGGAAATTTCGGATTTTTGGATGTGCTTTGCAGTTCTTCCCGCCTTTTATCATATTCGAAACCCGGAAAATCGGACTTGGATACTGCGCTCAATTTATATATCCGTTTTTCTAGTTGTCCTTTCTGGATTTGTGTCTATCTTTACTCCTTTTCGTTTGGCTTCTTTTATCACTGCTGGATTTCAAGTAAAGGAAGGGAGTAGGCTTCAACACTTTGCCGGAGATTTTTGGGGACGTTATACTTATTTACCGATTGGGCTTATGAATACACATCTCACTTTCGGCGGCTTATGCGGATTATTCTTTCCGGGTCTTGTTGTGCATTTAGGCATGACAATTCGAGAAAGAAAAGTTTGGAAGAATGCAGTATTGGGATTATTCATTCTATTCTTTGGCGTTGTTTTATTTTATAATCAGAGTCGCTCGATTTGGTTGGGAATTGTATTTGCTTTCGGGCTAATACTTATTAAGCTCATTTCCAATATTGATATATCCAAGATTCGTATTGGGATTAAATATTTATCTCTACTTATAATTGCAATTATAATATTAGGAATTGCAAGCATTGGAATTTACAAAAAGAATTGGCTATTACAGAGAGCCTTTCAGGAAGGACTGGCTGACAACACCACGGAGAATCAAAGATATTTCATCTATAAAAATACTCTGAGTCTTGTTTCGGATCATTTTTTGCTTGGAGTTGGGAGTGGAAGATTCGATAAAGAGCACGAGAAAAAATCAAATGTGATGATTGATACCTTTGAGCAACTCTGGTATGAACTTTCCATTACTCCAAGACAACATGCTCATCATGATATGCTTCATTTTTATGCGATTGGTGGTATATTGGGATTAGTCGCTTTTTTACATTTTTGGTTTTATTTATTTCGATTATTTATAAAAAATCCACTTACATCTCAGACCGTGCTGTTTTCAGGAATTCTATGCATATTCATTGCAGGTTTTTTCCAGTGTTATCTTTTAGACGATGAAGTGGCTCTTCCTTTCTTTGCCTTCATTGGACTTTTTGCGGGAAGTTTACAAAAAGAAGATGCTAGGGCAAAGGCAATCGAAGGAATTAGAGCGAGAAAAAAGGCAAATCTAAATGATACATTTCAAGTTGAATCAGTTTCTATAGAAAATAGTTTGCTCTATTTAAAAAAGAGAATTGCCCTCGGAGGGAAAAATTCTCCCTTTGAAGAATACAATTTTTATACTCTATGTGTACTATTTATTCCAATCGCTTTAAGCCTTGGTTATATTTTTTACAAGACAAGATTCGAACCAATGCAGGTTTATAAGAGAAAAATTACTCTACATTATCCGCAAGATAAGCCTTTGGTATATTCCTCTCTTAGTGGTAAATCTGTATTATACTCTATAAATCATCATATAGGCGAGAATGATACTATTAAAATTGAAGGTTGTTTATCACATAGATTTACTAAACCGATTTCTATTCGAAAGACTCCATTTTTTATTAACTTAGAAAATTTGGCGACAGCGAATAATCCTCCGACAGAAGTTTATATTACAATAAAAGAAAGAGATTCCTTTGATCAAGATAGGCTCTACAGAGTCCATTTATCAAAACCAATCGGCAAAGAATATTTTTTTAAATTAGAAAGGTCAGGAAAAACGAATCTAAAGATTGACGATGAAATCCTTTATTTAAATCTACTCGAATCGAATCGATTTCCAGAAAATATTTACTTTAGAGATTTTGAATTTCGCTTCAATGGATTCGATAGACAACAGGAAAATTTTGATTTGCCGCTCATTGACTTTGGAGGTTTATGTGATGCTAAGTGA
- the uvrC gene encoding excinuclease ABC subunit UvrC, which produces MNEEILKFLKEKIKNLSDSSGCYLWKNSTKDVIYVGKALRLADRVRSYLNPKISDLKTIALQNEIDDLDWIATNTEEEALILEDNLIKRYNPKYNIRLKDDKRYPFLCVSTDEPYPMIYLTRRIKADKKKYFGPYTDVKAARDMLDTIHKVFPIRKTVQKLPQTKPLRPCLNFHIKRCLGPCQGNISVEEYSIVVEQIVKFLEGKKDSLLTELRNRMNTHSERLEFERSLIYRNMIENIQSIQKRQTVINQAGGDEDIIAYAKRNDEGQIVILEVRDGRMEGKKSFALNGLSLSSDEEVFASFLKLYYLQATYIPTSIVLPLNVKKDVELLIDILARNLGFKPKLKFPGAGEKKALLGLASKNAEMNLSERLLATKIKDQTAALKELKENLKLKELPRIIECYDISHFQGTNPVASGVMFVDGKPYKAGYRRYIMKSYEGINDPGMMHEVIARRLQRILNENESLPDLIVIDGGEVQLARATEAAVALDLPQLPMIGLAKKREEIYFPGNKNPFSFEINSPSMRLLRQLRDEAHRFGVSFHRERRNKATLKTALDNIPDIGIQRKKSILKNFLGKKKLTSATLEELKQIPGIGDRLAQKIFENLKLQSKK; this is translated from the coding sequence ATGAACGAAGAAATACTTAAATTCTTAAAAGAAAAAATAAAGAATTTATCTGATTCCTCGGGCTGTTATCTCTGGAAGAATTCTACGAAGGATGTTATCTATGTAGGAAAAGCACTTCGTTTAGCCGATAGAGTTCGCAGTTATTTGAATCCAAAAATATCGGATTTAAAAACAATTGCTCTTCAAAATGAAATTGATGATTTAGATTGGATTGCAACTAACACCGAAGAAGAAGCACTGATTTTAGAAGACAATCTAATTAAACGATATAATCCAAAGTATAATATTCGTTTAAAGGATGACAAGCGTTATCCGTTCCTTTGTGTTTCCACTGATGAGCCGTATCCGATGATTTATTTGACTCGTCGAATTAAAGCTGACAAGAAAAAATACTTTGGTCCTTATACAGATGTAAAGGCAGCGCGAGATATGCTGGATACAATTCATAAAGTTTTTCCAATTCGAAAGACAGTGCAAAAACTTCCACAGACAAAGCCGCTTAGGCCCTGTTTAAATTTTCATATCAAAAGATGTCTCGGTCCCTGTCAGGGAAATATTTCAGTAGAGGAATACTCTATCGTTGTGGAACAGATTGTTAAGTTTTTAGAAGGGAAAAAGGATTCTCTTTTGACTGAGCTTAGAAATCGGATGAATACTCATTCAGAAAGATTGGAATTTGAACGTTCCCTGATTTATCGAAATATGATTGAAAATATTCAGTCGATTCAAAAGAGGCAAACAGTCATTAACCAAGCGGGGGGAGATGAGGATATCATTGCTTATGCGAAAAGAAATGACGAAGGACAGATTGTAATCCTAGAAGTAAGGGACGGTCGCATGGAAGGCAAAAAATCCTTTGCGTTAAATGGACTTTCTTTATCTTCCGACGAAGAGGTATTTGCCTCATTTTTAAAATTGTATTATTTACAAGCAACCTATATTCCTACTAGTATTGTTTTACCACTCAATGTAAAAAAAGATGTAGAGTTATTAATTGATATTCTTGCCAGAAACCTTGGCTTTAAACCGAAATTAAAATTTCCGGGGGCAGGGGAGAAAAAAGCATTGCTCGGACTTGCCTCAAAAAATGCTGAGATGAATTTATCGGAAAGGCTTTTGGCGACGAAAATAAAAGATCAGACTGCTGCACTAAAAGAATTGAAAGAAAATCTAAAGCTGAAAGAATTGCCACGAATCATTGAATGCTATGATATTAGTCATTTTCAGGGCACAAACCCTGTGGCAAGTGGAGTTATGTTTGTAGATGGAAAGCCTTATAAGGCAGGCTATCGAAGGTATATTATGAAAAGCTACGAAGGAATCAATGACCCCGGAATGATGCACGAAGTCATTGCAAGAAGGTTGCAAAGGATTTTGAATGAAAATGAATCATTGCCTGATTTGATTGTAATTGATGGGGGCGAGGTTCAGTTAGCAAGGGCAACGGAGGCTGCGGTTGCTCTTGATTTGCCGCAACTTCCAATGATTGGACTTGCTAAGAAAAGAGAAGAGATTTATTTTCCTGGAAATAAGAATCCATTTTCCTTCGAAATAAATTCTCCGTCTATGCGGCTCTTGCGTCAATTGAGAGATGAGGCTCATCGGTTTGGAGTTAGTTTTCATCGAGAGAGAAGAAATAAAGCTACCTTAAAAACCGCATTGGATAATATTCCTGATATAGGCATTCAAAGAAAAAAATCAATTTTAAAAAACTTTTTAGGAAAGAAAAAACTGACAAGTGCAACTTTAGAAGAGCTTAAGCAAATTCCAGGTATCGGGGATAGACTCGCGCAAAAAATTTTTGAAAATCTAAAGTTGCAGTCTAAGAAATAA
- a CDS encoding hybrid sensor histidine kinase/response regulator: MKNSPQILIVDDIEYNVILLNQILLNAGYRVLTAMHGKKCLEILETELPDIILLDVIMPEINGFDIAETLKQNDRTKDIPIIFLSAISDYETKLKGLEKGAVDYITKPYDDREVIARIQIHLKIRDLEKERVEHIRSLETLNKDKDSLLQVIAHDMRSPLTSIMLMSEFMMGTEKAIDKEKLNKYSNTIFNSSKKILELINQLMHTSKAETSKVVFSNFDLVKTISQSTDLIGRILDKKMIKLEAKFFSPEIIVNLDESKMDQILNNLLYNAIKFTNSSGLIRITAEIKRVDELDLLHISIADNGIGIPSSILPEILTKKFSYHRVGTEGEEGTGLGLSITKDLVNALNGKIEIESQENVGTNVHLYFYKY; the protein is encoded by the coding sequence ATGAAAAATTCACCACAAATTCTAATCGTAGACGACATTGAATACAATGTTATCCTTCTTAATCAAATTCTTCTCAATGCAGGTTATCGAGTATTAACCGCTATGCATGGAAAGAAATGCCTCGAAATTCTAGAGACAGAGTTACCTGATATTATCCTCTTGGATGTAATCATGCCTGAGATCAATGGATTTGATATAGCCGAAACGTTAAAGCAAAATGACAGAACAAAAGATATACCAATCATTTTTCTAAGTGCAATTTCTGACTATGAAACAAAACTGAAAGGCTTAGAAAAAGGTGCCGTCGATTACATAACAAAACCCTATGACGATAGAGAAGTGATCGCCCGGATCCAAATTCATTTGAAAATTCGGGATTTGGAAAAAGAAAGAGTGGAGCATATACGGTCACTGGAGACTTTGAATAAAGACAAAGATAGTCTTTTGCAGGTCATAGCGCATGATATGCGTTCGCCGCTCACTTCCATTATGCTCATGTCTGAATTTATGATGGGAACTGAGAAAGCAATAGATAAAGAGAAATTGAATAAGTATTCGAATACAATCTTTAATTCTAGCAAGAAAATTCTAGAATTGATTAATCAATTGATGCATACAAGCAAAGCTGAAACATCCAAAGTAGTGTTCTCGAATTTCGATTTAGTTAAAACTATTTCGCAGTCCACAGATTTGATTGGGAGAATTTTGGATAAAAAAATGATAAAGCTAGAAGCAAAGTTTTTCTCTCCTGAAATAATTGTAAATTTAGATGAATCGAAAATGGATCAAATTTTAAATAATCTTCTTTACAATGCGATTAAGTTTACAAATTCGAGCGGTTTAATACGAATAACCGCTGAAATCAAACGCGTTGATGAACTAGACTTACTGCATATATCTATTGCGGATAACGGTATTGGAATTCCTTCTAGTATTCTTCCTGAAATACTGACTAAAAAATTTAGTTATCATAGAGTAGGAACTGAAGGAGAAGAAGGAACGGGGCTTGGACTTTCGATTACTAAAGACTTAGTCAATGCGCTAAATGGAAAAATAGAAATCGAAAGTCAGGAGAATGTGGGAACTAACGTTCATCTTTATTTTTACAAGTATTGA
- a CDS encoding FecR domain-containing protein, with protein MKSWNKNWNIPAFLIFNILFFAGLFYFDLHRNINIGAFESIGTVSFKINSIQRKFESAVVWHSIQSNSPLRDKDTIKTYPESDALIKLNDGTEIQVDENTMIYLDFTGNSPNINFEGGTIQINSSKGTDPNKQLIVKTKNQTIKLSGSDAKIDSSGSDGINVSLDKGKAIIEGKGDSKELNPNEIATLGESGVSTRKVPFALQEPENQKKFISTSSSTPISFRWTATGSNTNPTFELSRLRDFKRVDTKLQNVASANLNLP; from the coding sequence ATGAAATCTTGGAATAAGAACTGGAATATTCCAGCATTTCTCATTTTTAATATACTGTTTTTTGCAGGTCTTTTCTATTTTGATCTGCATAGAAATATAAATATAGGTGCGTTTGAGTCTATTGGAACTGTATCTTTCAAAATCAATTCCATACAACGTAAATTTGAATCAGCAGTTGTATGGCATTCGATTCAATCAAACTCACCGCTTAGAGACAAGGATACTATTAAGACCTATCCTGAATCAGATGCTCTTATCAAATTAAACGATGGAACAGAAATTCAAGTTGATGAAAACACTATGATCTATTTGGATTTCACAGGAAATTCTCCAAACATCAACTTTGAAGGCGGCACAATTCAAATTAATAGTTCAAAGGGAACGGATCCCAATAAACAACTGATTGTAAAAACAAAAAACCAGACGATAAAACTTTCAGGTAGTGATGCAAAGATTGATTCTTCCGGAAGCGATGGAATCAATGTTTCCCTTGACAAAGGCAAAGCAATCATCGAAGGAAAAGGAGACTCGAAAGAACTCAATCCAAACGAAATAGCGACTCTAGGCGAATCAGGAGTATCCACAAGAAAAGTCCCTTTTGCTTTACAGGAACCTGAAAATCAAAAGAAATTTATCAGCACATCTTCCTCTACTCCAATTAGTTTTAGATGGACAGCCACAGGCTCAAATACAAATCCAACGTTTGAATTAAGCAGACTAAGAGATTTTAAAAGAGTTGATACTAAGCTACAGAATGTTGCCTCGGCTAATCTGAATTTGCCATAA